CACCACCACAACAGTACATGACCCCACATACATCCTACACATCTTGACCTTTAAGGCTCTAAACTTCACCattgattaattatttaatttcctCCTGAACTTAATTAGAGTTCAGAAATTTGTATCTCACGCAAACAAATGTAATCATGATTTAATAAATCTAAACTCTAACATTAAAGAGTGAATCCCTTAATTCAATCTTTGAAAAACAATTCCGATTGAATAAATGTAACACATATTATGAAAGTTGTGCGATGTCTTATTGCAAGGTTTAAAGTCTAAACAACATGCCTAATTAGGGAGAATTGCAAATGGACACTAATACTATGCTTAAGAGAAATATACATGTTATCATTCGTAATCAAGCATCATATTCTCGTCATGCCATTGCCAGTGATGGCTCAAGAAGGTGGCATGTTTGAGTTTGATGAGACCCAAGCGCATAAAATTAAGATCTCCTTTGTCATGggtttatatgtatattatctTATAATGTTATATTTTACCAAAGTTGAGCTCAGATATCAAATCAGTAGGTGAGTGGAACCCATCCACATGGTATAATTTGGTGTTACTTCAACTTAggcaacaaaattaattatgcCTCAGCTTcttcatcatatatatataattgatttCTTCTACTCCACTTAAGCTGAAGATGTAACAAGTTTGGTTCTTGTGGTAAGAGATATATATGCTCCTAGGATTCATATCAGTTGAGTCAAAACGAGAGTTCCTCTTAGTTTGCTAGCAAAGAGAAGATGGCAGAGTTCCTTGCTGATTGCCTCAGAAAGTGAActcatgaaaaacaaaaaacagcaCAAAGTagattaattttgtaaacaaaccctgtgttgttttgtttgattgtgGATGGGATAGCATCTCACCAACTCCTCGAAGATGTAGACAGTGGATGCAGCTATTGGCGACCAGAAGGAGTGCAATTCCACATATTGGCCCCACTATTCTTCTGGAAGAGTGTTTTCCCAGATAGAGAGACGATAAAAAGGATCGAGAAAATTCAGAATTGAAAAGGTCCAAAAGGCCACCTCTTTTAACAACTTCTTCACCAACCCTGCATTCTTCATTCCAAGCTTTATTTCTAACCCATCCAACCAACAAACTAACACAGCATTAATTAGCCATCACAAAACATTAGTTCAacgtttttttattaaaatatttgttaCATTATGATTAGTTTGCACAAACAAAATGGAGGGATGTATTATTCTAATGATTGGATCATTGGGACCAAGGACACTAcccatatcttttttttatgggCATGTCGGCCCAAATTGGATATAAATGTTGCATGGCAGTAGCCCATGGGCCTTCTGGGCCACTTTGCCGTATCGAATCTCAGTGTCTCAATTGATGCCGGTCCTCGTTTCCGTTTCGAAAAAGGAGCATGTCGTTTAATGATGTGGGATCGTGCGAGTCAAAGcgccattgttcagcgaagaGGGCAGCATTCGGGGAAATTCGAAAAGATTCAAATCCTGGGTAACCAAAAGAGAGCGAGAGCGACAGAGAGAATGGGGGAAAGTGAAAACAACATGAAAGCGGTAAAGTTATCGAGCCCCTcaggccagaagaagaaaaagagagtcGCTCCGAGAACTTCGTCTTCTTCCTTGGAGGAAGATGGCAGCCCCGTCAGACACATTCTCTGTGTCAAAAACAAGGTCGATGTCAAGCAGTTCGAGGAAGTCGATGACTGTTTCATCTTAGATTTCGACCCATTTGAGCCCATTCAGTTATCCAAGTTATCCGTGTCCGATAATTTTGCTGGTCATAATGCTCCGGAGTCTCCTGACGTCGCCGTTGTTGCTGAGAAAGGCCAGGTTGTTTGTTTTCCCCATGACCCATTTGATGTCTCTCTctgctcttttcttttcaatcaattttctttctctgttgctctgtttggttgctgtgGAAATCGTAACCCCATTTTGCCTGTAAGCCTTCTAGGTCTttgaaacaaataaatgaacTTTAACACTTATCTGTTTATATTGACTGAAGCAGAGAAATCGAAAGCATAAAACTTTAGATTTCAAACATGTTTCTTGTTCATTTGTAATTCCAAGTTCTGGAAGCCAAACATTGAATGCAGGCCAATGTGTTGCATTTACATCTAATTTATACCTCAGACTCAGAGGAGGGTTTGAATAGCTAGTTTTGTGAATTTATCAAGCCTTGTCTTGATTTAAATTGATGATGTGCAGGTTGCTTGTAGAGATTATCCACATTCAAGGCATCTCTGTTTGAAATTCCCTTTTGAAACAACGCCTCACGAAAGCTACTGTGAGCTGGTAATAGAGTTTACAAGTTcaaatatttgcaattatgagtGCATcccatttcttttgtttaacaTGACATATAAACTGAATTCACCATTTGTTTGTAGTGCTACTGCTATGTATGTGATTCAGCAGCTCCATGTGTGCTATGGAAATTAGCACATTGCCATGCTTCTGAGCACATTGGTGATTGGAAGTCCAGAAGATATTTAAGGAAGCAGCAAGCGGCTGCTAAGAAATGAACAAACTCCCAAACTCTTGTTTTAAGCCAGATTGCAGTTAATGGTATACCAGAAATTCCAAGAAAAGTGTACTGTTTTGCTATTAGGTGGTCAAGTTCAAGTAATTTTGTTGTTCATAGGGGGTACTGTACTTGGCTTTGTATTATGTCTGGCTTGAAAATATGTAGTTTACATCTTATGAAATGATGCAGAAGAAGCATTCTAtgcttttgatttgatttattctCAGCAGTTGCAGCTGCAGGTGGTTTTTAGTAGAGTTAATCAGAATTGCATATGCCTCATGAATCATGAAATGGAATATCTATTATGAGCAATTATATCTAcacagtaaaagaaaaaaaaaaaaaaaaaaactctatcaCTGCCCTGTGGCTATGTTTAAACTGTCACATTTTGGGGTTACATGATTGTAACTGGTGTTCGGTCACTCCAGTTTTGTTGAAAAAGATGATGCATACAGGTTGAAAAattacacacaaaataaaaataatgcttTAAGGAATGCTTGTTATTCATTATGGGTTAGATCAAACATTacaataattcttttttttttaatgaatttatgTTAATGGGATTTGCTATTCAGAACTGTTCTTTTATTCAGATAAGAATCTATTAACAATTTATTCAGCAGTATAAACTGTAATGGAATATATAgaaaaatcaatataaaaaattatctcCGTTGAATCAAATTGGTTCGATAACGATTAAGAGATAACGATTAAGAGATAGGGCCTTATCTAACTATAGAATGAGTCGACTGCatgaccaactttagataccaacttgtgtaccaactctctaatagaggtggagcccaccaatacaatgggtcccacactctattagagagttggtacacaagttggtatctaaagttggtctccctagcattttcctttaaTTTAATGAATTGGCTTAGTGTGTATGTGTGGGCCGAAGCAATAAATGAAAGATATAtaaagcccaaaacttggaggcCCATGTAAAAATGGTAAATCCAAAGAGAAACCCTTGCAAATCACCAATGATATAACAGAAAAGCCATCCCCATTCCTATTGTATAGACTGCTGCGTGCGACCCAAACGGCTAAGACTCTCCATATTTATCCGTTTTAGAGTTGTAGAGTTTAGACGACGAAGCCGAAGATGTCACCGGCTCCACTGGTTCACACGGAGGCGGCCGACGAGGTCCTGTCCACCGACCAATCCCTCAAGAACTCTCATCAGGTAAAGCTCCTCgcttttatctttttggaATTCAAT
Above is a window of Prunus persica cultivar Lovell chromosome G2, Prunus_persica_NCBIv2, whole genome shotgun sequence DNA encoding:
- the LOC18784777 gene encoding uncharacterized protein LOC18784777, with the protein product MGLLGHFAVSNLSVSIDAGPRFRFEKGACRLMMWDRASQSAIVQRRGQHSGKFEKIQILGNQKRARATERMGESENNMKAVKLSSPSGQKKKKRVAPRTSSSSLEEDGSPVRHILCVKNKVDVKQFEEVDDCFILDFDPFEPIQLSKLSVSDNFAGHNAPESPDVAVVAEKGQVACRDYPHSRHLCLKFPFETTPHESYCELCYCYVCDSAAPCVLWKLAHCHASEHIGDWKSRRYLRKQQAAAKK